Proteins encoded together in one Neobacillus sp. FSL H8-0543 window:
- a CDS encoding MerR family transcriptional regulator, producing the protein MNGKEIRRSMPLFPIGTVMQLTELTARQIRYYEEHQLISPARTDGNRRLFSLNDIDRLLEIKDLIDQGVNMAGIKQLLLVKAQQASIQEHQAEKAKQELTDEQLRNLLRQELQQAGRFNRSPLRQGDMSRFFH; encoded by the coding sequence GTGAATGGAAAGGAAATTCGCCGTTCCATGCCACTGTTTCCCATTGGAACTGTCATGCAACTAACCGAACTAACAGCAAGACAAATTCGTTATTATGAAGAGCACCAATTGATTTCTCCAGCTAGAACTGATGGAAACAGAAGACTATTTAGTTTAAACGATATCGATAGACTATTAGAAATTAAAGATTTAATTGATCAAGGAGTAAACATGGCAGGGATAAAACAATTACTCCTAGTCAAAGCACAACAGGCAAGTATCCAAGAACATCAGGCCGAAAAGGCTAAACAAGAATTAACTGATGAACAGTTAAGAAATCTGCTTCGTCAAGAATTACAACAAGCAGGCAGATTCAATCGTTCTCCCTTACGTCAAGGGGATATGTCGAGATTTTTTCATTAA
- a CDS encoding LysM peptidoglycan-binding domain-containing protein has protein sequence MKKLWNQYSYAIFLIIFSCFLAFILSLRFTSGPAEDFLMITVSEGDSLWEISDQFSDQHPLSNKEFVKWVMLHNDIEEDQIFPGEELIIPVNQETWSSTELASAINE, from the coding sequence ATGAAAAAACTATGGAATCAATACTCTTATGCTATTTTTCTTATAATTTTTAGCTGTTTTTTAGCCTTTATCTTATCTTTAAGGTTTACATCAGGTCCAGCTGAAGACTTTTTAATGATAACTGTCTCTGAAGGAGATTCACTTTGGGAAATTTCCGATCAATTCTCTGATCAACATCCATTATCAAACAAGGAATTCGTTAAGTGGGTAATGCTGCATAATGATATAGAGGAGGACCAAATTTTTCCTGGTGAAGAACTTATTATCCCGGTAAATCAAGAAACCTGGTCATCAACAGAATTAGCAAGTGCCATTAATGAGTAG
- a CDS encoding methionine gamma-lyase family protein, with translation MFQQLKNGEKLQPIVKEAEHQIAGVHKEIDERIETNQFRVLKSYQKHRVSDSHFIPTTGYGYDDSGRDTLESIYADVFGGEAGLVRTQIISGTHAISISLFGVLRPGDELLYITGKPYDTLEEIVGIRGNGNGSLKEFGISYKSVSLTDVGGIDWKEVAAQIKPNTKMIGIQRSKGYATRPSFTISEIKEMISFVKEIKEDIVVFVDNCYGEFVEELEPCHVGADLMAGSLIKNPGGGIAKTGGYIVGKKQWVEACSYRLTSPGIGAEAGASLYSLQDMYQGFFLAPHVVGQALKGAVFTAALLEKLGMNSSPKWNSPRTDLIQSVQFDDRVKMVAFCQAIQYASPINSHVTAYPAYMPGYEDDVIMAAGTFIQGASIELTADGPIRPPYVAYVQGGLTYAHVKMAVCIAVDSLVEKGLIQLN, from the coding sequence ATGTTTCAACAGTTAAAAAATGGGGAAAAACTTCAGCCTATTGTAAAAGAAGCAGAACACCAAATTGCTGGGGTACATAAGGAAATTGATGAAAGAATTGAAACGAACCAGTTTCGCGTATTAAAAAGCTATCAAAAACATAGGGTAAGCGATTCGCATTTTATCCCGACTACGGGATATGGGTATGATGATAGCGGCAGGGATACGCTCGAATCAATTTATGCTGATGTGTTTGGCGGCGAAGCGGGTCTTGTCCGAACACAAATTATTTCGGGAACACATGCGATATCGATTTCACTATTTGGTGTCCTTCGGCCTGGTGACGAACTCCTCTATATCACAGGGAAACCCTATGATACGCTTGAAGAAATTGTAGGGATTCGCGGGAATGGTAATGGCTCCTTAAAGGAATTTGGTATTTCCTATAAAAGTGTCTCCCTGACTGATGTAGGCGGGATAGATTGGAAGGAAGTTGCTGCCCAAATCAAGCCTAATACAAAAATGATTGGAATCCAGCGCTCGAAAGGGTATGCAACACGGCCATCCTTTACCATATCAGAGATTAAGGAAATGATTTCATTTGTTAAAGAAATCAAAGAGGATATTGTCGTTTTCGTCGATAACTGCTATGGAGAATTTGTTGAGGAATTAGAGCCTTGCCATGTTGGTGCCGATTTAATGGCAGGCTCACTCATTAAAAATCCTGGAGGCGGTATCGCAAAAACTGGCGGCTATATTGTTGGTAAAAAACAATGGGTTGAAGCTTGTTCCTATCGGCTGACTTCACCTGGTATAGGGGCAGAGGCGGGTGCATCCTTATATAGTCTTCAAGATATGTATCAAGGATTTTTTCTTGCGCCGCATGTGGTAGGTCAAGCATTAAAGGGTGCTGTCTTTACTGCAGCACTTTTAGAAAAATTAGGGATGAACTCTTCGCCTAAATGGAATTCACCTCGGACCGATTTAATTCAATCGGTACAATTTGATGATCGAGTCAAGATGGTAGCATTTTGCCAAGCGATTCAGTATGCTTCACCGATTAATTCACATGTTACTGCCTACCCTGCCTATATGCCTGGCTATGAGGACGATGTAATAATGGCGGCTGGAACGTTTATTCAAGGCGCAAGTATCGAACTGACTGCAGATGGTCCTATTCGACCTCCTTATGTGGCCTATGTTCAAGGCGGGCTTACGTATGCCCACGTTAAAATGGCTGTTTGTATAGCTGTTGACAGCTTAGTCGAAAAAGGGTTAATACAACTAAATTAG
- the hflX gene encoding GTPase HflX: MEQEVTLEKAVLVGCQTSRLDDGRFQYSMEELSSLTETAKGEVLISVVQKRERIHSATYIGKGKVEELKALVEELEADIVIFNDELSPSQKRNLASEISARIIDRTQLILDIFAQRARSKEGKLQVELAQLQYLLPRLAGQGVALSRLGAGIGTRGPGESKLESDRRHIRRRIDEIKGQLSIVVQHRDRYRERRKKNKTFQIAIVGYTNAGKSTLFNRLTEAESFEENQLFATLDPMTRKLILPSGYQTLVTDTVGFIQDLPTSLIAAFRSTLEEVKEANLLLHIVDMSNADYYQHEKTVNKLLEDLGVKDIPQLTVYNKQDIRLPDFVPTANTPTAFISAFDKEDRYELKRKMEHLIIEMMEPYQVSIPSTEGKLLSQLKNETILRELSFDEESELYQCKGFTLLDHQISGEIQKYKK; encoded by the coding sequence TTGGAACAGGAAGTAACCTTAGAAAAAGCCGTCCTGGTTGGATGTCAAACGTCTAGATTAGATGATGGACGTTTCCAGTATTCCATGGAGGAGTTAAGCTCCTTAACAGAAACAGCTAAAGGGGAAGTGCTAATCTCAGTTGTACAAAAAAGAGAACGAATCCATTCGGCTACCTATATTGGTAAAGGGAAAGTTGAGGAGCTAAAGGCGCTAGTTGAAGAACTGGAAGCTGATATCGTTATTTTTAATGACGAGCTTTCGCCAAGCCAGAAGCGAAATCTCGCTTCAGAAATAAGTGCACGGATTATTGACCGAACCCAACTGATACTAGACATTTTTGCACAAAGAGCACGGTCTAAGGAAGGAAAACTGCAGGTTGAATTGGCACAGCTTCAATACCTGCTTCCTCGTCTTGCTGGACAAGGGGTTGCATTGTCCCGGCTTGGTGCAGGTATTGGAACAAGAGGTCCAGGTGAATCAAAGTTAGAATCTGATCGTCGTCATATTCGCCGTCGAATTGATGAAATCAAAGGTCAACTCTCTATTGTTGTCCAACATCGAGATCGCTACAGGGAGAGAAGGAAGAAAAATAAAACCTTTCAAATAGCAATTGTCGGTTATACGAATGCGGGGAAATCGACTCTCTTCAACCGTCTTACAGAGGCAGAATCATTCGAAGAAAATCAATTGTTCGCTACACTTGACCCAATGACACGAAAGCTCATACTGCCAAGCGGCTATCAAACCTTGGTTACAGATACAGTAGGATTTATCCAAGACCTACCAACCTCTCTCATTGCTGCCTTCCGCTCGACATTAGAAGAGGTGAAAGAAGCGAACCTGCTCCTGCATATTGTAGATATGTCTAATGCGGACTATTACCAACATGAGAAAACAGTAAATAAGCTGCTAGAGGACCTAGGAGTGAAAGATATTCCTCAGCTAACAGTATATAATAAGCAGGACATTCGCCTACCGGATTTTGTTCCAACGGCAAACACACCAACAGCCTTTATCAGTGCCTTTGATAAAGAAGACCGATATGAATTAAAAAGAAAGATGGAACATTTAATCATCGAAATGATGGAGCCATATCAGGTTAGCATCCCTTCAACCGAAGGTAAACTACTATCACAATTGAAGAATGAGACGATCCTAAGAGAACTTAGTTTTGATGAAGAAAGCGAACTGTATCAATGCAAAGGCTTTACGCTATTGGATCATCAAATAAGCGGGGAAATACAGAAATATAAAAAGTAG
- the spoVK gene encoding stage V sporulation protein K gives MDQPIRMKSNGQISVVLNSQKKKSLSKELPGPQVVPKVISPEHSALREIEDELGALVGMEEMKRMIKEIYAWIYVNKKREEMGLKAKKQALHMMFKGNPGTGKTTVARLIGKLFLKMNVLSKGHLIEAERADLVGEYIGHTAQKTRDLVKKAQGGILFIDEAYSLGRGGEKDFGKEAIDTLVKHMEDKQHEFILILAGYSREMEHFLTLNPGLHSRFPLVIDFPDYNIGQLMEISGRMLVEREYTLSHEAEKKLKDHLIWVKAVLSPNGFSNGRYVRNVIEKTIRAQAMRLLMLNSYDRHELMTLRSNDLVFEED, from the coding sequence TTGGATCAACCGATTCGGATGAAGAGTAACGGACAAATAAGCGTAGTCCTTAACTCTCAAAAAAAGAAATCATTAAGCAAAGAGCTGCCTGGTCCTCAAGTTGTTCCAAAGGTCATATCTCCTGAGCATTCGGCGCTTAGGGAGATTGAAGACGAACTCGGGGCATTGGTTGGAATGGAAGAAATGAAACGGATGATAAAAGAAATTTATGCTTGGATTTATGTAAATAAAAAACGGGAAGAGATGGGTTTGAAGGCAAAGAAACAAGCACTCCATATGATGTTTAAAGGCAATCCAGGAACAGGAAAAACGACGGTAGCCAGATTGATCGGAAAATTGTTCTTAAAAATGAATGTTCTTTCCAAAGGCCATTTAATTGAGGCTGAAAGAGCAGACCTTGTTGGCGAGTATATCGGCCACACGGCACAGAAAACAAGAGATTTGGTAAAAAAGGCACAGGGCGGTATTTTATTTATTGATGAGGCCTATTCACTAGGACGCGGTGGGGAAAAGGATTTTGGAAAAGAAGCAATTGATACACTTGTCAAGCATATGGAGGATAAGCAACATGAGTTTATTTTGATTCTTGCAGGTTACTCACGGGAAATGGAGCACTTTCTAACGTTAAATCCTGGGCTTCATTCGCGTTTTCCGTTAGTAATTGATTTCCCAGACTACAATATCGGCCAATTGATGGAAATTTCGGGCCGAATGCTTGTTGAACGAGAATATACCTTGAGTCATGAAGCAGAAAAAAAGTTAAAAGATCATTTAATATGGGTAAAAGCGGTTCTTAGTCCAAATGGTTTTTCGAATGGTCGTTATGTACGTAACGTAATTGAAAAAACCATACGTGCACAGGCGATGCGTCTCCTCATGTTAAATAGCTATGATCGGCATGAATTGATGACATTAAGAAGTAATGATTTGGTCTTTGAGGAAGATTAA
- the mreBH gene encoding rod-share determining protein MreBH, with translation MLSAFEIGIDLGTANIVVYSKNKGICVNEPSVVAIDTATKNVIAIGTEAKEMIGKTPEKIIAVRPLKDGVIADYDLTTDLLKHIIRKASKNGLAFRKANVVICTPFSSTSVERRAITDAVRNAGAKKIQLIEEPVAAAIGAGLPVDEPVANVVVDIGGGNTEVAIISFGGVVACHSVKIGGDRLDEEIIHHVRKEYNVLIGERTAENIKMEIGFALIDHEELFMDVRGRDLVTGLPKTIKLSSYEVRNAMKESFTHILEAVRATLEDCPAELSGDIVDRGVILTGGGALMKGMEEWLSNEISVPVVLAPNPLESVAIGTGKALSYMHKVHALAK, from the coding sequence ATGTTATCAGCATTTGAAATAGGAATTGATTTAGGAACAGCAAATATTGTGGTTTATAGTAAAAATAAAGGAATATGCGTCAATGAACCATCCGTTGTCGCGATTGATACAGCAACTAAAAATGTTATCGCCATCGGTACGGAAGCGAAAGAAATGATTGGAAAGACTCCAGAGAAAATTATTGCTGTAAGACCGTTAAAGGACGGGGTTATTGCTGATTATGATCTAACAACAGACTTACTAAAGCATATTATTCGCAAGGCTTCAAAAAACGGCTTGGCATTCCGGAAAGCAAATGTTGTCATCTGTACCCCTTTTAGTTCCACGAGCGTTGAGCGGAGGGCTATTACAGATGCTGTAAGAAATGCTGGCGCAAAGAAAATCCAATTGATTGAAGAACCTGTTGCTGCCGCTATCGGTGCTGGATTACCAGTCGATGAGCCCGTTGCCAATGTTGTTGTTGATATTGGCGGCGGTAACACAGAAGTTGCCATTATTTCCTTTGGAGGGGTGGTTGCCTGTCATTCTGTTAAAATTGGCGGTGACCGTCTTGACGAAGAAATTATCCATCACGTCCGTAAAGAATATAACGTCTTAATTGGTGAGCGAACCGCGGAAAATATTAAGATGGAAATTGGTTTTGCCTTAATCGACCACGAGGAGCTGTTTATGGATGTCCGCGGACGTGACCTTGTGACAGGATTACCTAAAACTATTAAGCTCTCATCCTATGAAGTTAGAAATGCAATGAAAGAATCCTTCACTCATATACTTGAAGCCGTACGTGCCACACTTGAGGATTGTCCTGCCGAACTTAGCGGTGATATCGTTGACCGTGGTGTCATTCTAACGGGTGGCGGTGCCTTAATGAAAGGGATGGAAGAATGGCTTAGCAATGAAATCTCGGTGCCCGTTGTGTTAGCCCCAAACCCTCTTGAATCGGTAGCCATCGGTACAGGAAAAGCTCTTAGCTATATGCATAAAGTCCATGCTCTTGCAAAATAA
- the hfq gene encoding RNA chaperone Hfq: protein MKTTINIQDQFLNQCRKDNTHVTVFLLNGFQLRGQIKGFDNFTVLFESEGKQQLVFKHAISTFAPQRNVQLVLDAQ from the coding sequence ATGAAAACCACTATTAATATTCAGGACCAATTTTTAAATCAATGTCGTAAGGATAACACCCATGTTACGGTATTCTTGTTGAATGGATTTCAGTTAAGAGGCCAAATTAAAGGGTTTGATAATTTTACTGTCCTGTTTGAATCAGAAGGAAAGCAGCAATTGGTATTTAAGCACGCCATTTCTACTTTTGCCCCACAAAGAAATGTACAGCTAGTCTTGGATGCACAATAG
- the lexA gene encoding transcriptional repressor LexA, with protein MTKISKRQQDILEFIKGEVKKKGYPPSVREIGEAVGLASSSTVHGHLARLESKGLIRRDPTKPRAIEILEVDENASIPRNNVVNVPVVGKVTAGIPITAVENIEEYFPLPERLAPADEQVFMLEIMGESMIEAGILNGDYVIVKQQHTANNGDIVVAMTEEDEATCKRFFKEKDFVRLQPENSTMEPIILRNVSILGKVIGVYRHLH; from the coding sequence ATGACAAAGATATCAAAGCGGCAGCAGGATATTCTAGAGTTTATTAAAGGGGAAGTTAAGAAGAAGGGTTATCCGCCATCCGTGAGGGAAATTGGAGAAGCAGTTGGACTAGCATCAAGTTCTACGGTTCACGGCCACCTAGCAAGATTAGAAAGCAAAGGACTTATTCGAAGAGATCCAACAAAGCCAAGAGCAATCGAAATATTAGAAGTGGATGAAAATGCAAGTATTCCACGGAACAATGTTGTAAATGTACCAGTGGTTGGTAAAGTTACAGCTGGTATTCCTATAACTGCGGTTGAAAATATCGAGGAATACTTTCCATTACCTGAAAGACTAGCACCAGCCGATGAACAGGTATTTATGCTAGAAATCATGGGTGAGAGTATGATAGAGGCAGGAATTCTTAATGGCGATTATGTAATTGTAAAACAGCAGCACACAGCTAATAACGGAGATATTGTCGTTGCGATGACCGAAGAAGATGAGGCTACCTGTAAAAGATTTTTTAAAGAAAAGGATTTCGTCCGCTTACAACCGGAGAACTCTACAATGGAACCTATTATTTTAAGAAATGTTTCAATCCTAGGTAAAGTTATTGGCGTCTATCGTCATTTACATTAA
- the mutL gene encoding DNA mismatch repair endonuclease MutL → MGKIIQLDDALSNKIAAGEVVERPASVVKELVENAIDAGSTVIEIEVEEAGLAKIRITDNGNGIEEEDVLLAFQRHATSKIKNERDLFRIRTLGFRGEALPSIASVSRLEMKTSTGEGAGNRVVIEGGKVEVFEKASSRRGTDLIITDLFYNTPARLKYMKTIHTELGNITDVVNRLALSHPEVAFRLIHNERKLLQTNGNGDVRQVLASIYGMGIAKQLVPISGKSLDYQITGFASMPEVTRASRNYISTMINGRFIKNYPLAKAIQEGYHTLLPIGRYPLVLLNIDMDPMLVDVNVHPAKMEVRISKEAELYELVTSIIKNTFKSKILIPSAYEKKEVSKSEQTSFILNEGTTQTPDNKENEWTRPVPVPATIQESRVRLQENVEPEGINFHPWELNTPVSEAYYQSVEAGSSNDTHDNTYTDLPGVEIQPESRIPRLYPIGQMHGTYIFAQNENGLYIIDQHAAQERLKYEYFREKVGKVHSELQEMLVPLTFEYSTDDFLKINENISELEKVGVFLEEFGMNSYIVRSHPQWLPKGEEKQIIEDMIEQLLLMKKVDIKKLREEAAIMMSCKASIKANRHLRNDEIQALLDDLRKASDPFTCPHGRPIIVHYSTYEMEKMFKRVM, encoded by the coding sequence ATGGGCAAGATAATCCAATTGGATGATGCGCTTTCTAATAAAATTGCTGCGGGTGAAGTGGTCGAGCGACCAGCTTCTGTTGTAAAAGAGCTTGTTGAAAATGCGATTGATGCGGGCAGTACGGTCATAGAAATCGAGGTTGAAGAAGCAGGATTAGCAAAAATTCGCATTACCGATAATGGTAACGGAATTGAGGAAGAGGATGTATTACTCGCTTTTCAGCGTCATGCCACTTCCAAAATTAAAAATGAAAGGGATTTGTTTCGGATCCGTACCCTAGGTTTTCGCGGCGAAGCTCTGCCGAGTATCGCTTCGGTATCCAGGCTTGAGATGAAGACTTCAACAGGTGAGGGCGCAGGAAATCGAGTAGTCATTGAAGGCGGAAAGGTAGAGGTATTTGAGAAAGCGTCGAGCAGACGTGGAACAGACCTTATTATTACTGATTTATTTTACAATACTCCCGCACGTCTAAAGTATATGAAGACGATTCATACAGAGCTTGGAAATATTACGGATGTCGTCAATCGTTTGGCTCTATCCCATCCAGAGGTCGCCTTCCGCTTGATCCATAATGAGCGTAAGCTTTTGCAAACAAATGGGAACGGAGATGTTCGTCAAGTACTTGCTTCCATTTATGGAATGGGTATAGCCAAACAGCTTGTACCGATTTCAGGTAAATCACTCGATTATCAAATTACTGGTTTTGCCTCGATGCCTGAGGTAACAAGGGCTTCAAGGAATTATATATCAACAATGATTAATGGTCGGTTTATAAAAAACTATCCGTTGGCAAAAGCAATTCAGGAAGGTTATCATACCCTTCTGCCGATAGGTCGATATCCGCTTGTACTGCTAAATATTGATATGGACCCTATGCTTGTGGATGTCAATGTGCATCCAGCGAAAATGGAAGTCCGAATAAGTAAAGAAGCGGAATTATATGAACTTGTCACAAGTATCATCAAAAATACTTTTAAATCGAAGATATTAATTCCTTCCGCATATGAAAAGAAAGAAGTGTCGAAGTCTGAACAAACTTCCTTTATTCTTAATGAAGGAACAACACAAACACCTGATAATAAAGAGAATGAATGGACTCGTCCCGTTCCCGTTCCTGCAACCATTCAAGAGAGCCGCGTAAGACTGCAAGAGAACGTAGAACCAGAGGGAATAAATTTTCATCCTTGGGAACTAAATACTCCAGTGAGCGAAGCCTACTACCAGTCTGTTGAAGCGGGGTCATCTAACGATACTCATGACAATACCTACACGGATTTACCAGGAGTTGAAATTCAACCTGAAAGCCGTATACCAAGGTTATACCCGATCGGGCAAATGCATGGGACCTATATCTTCGCCCAAAATGAAAATGGACTCTATATCATTGACCAGCATGCGGCCCAAGAAAGACTGAAGTATGAGTATTTTCGTGAGAAAGTGGGCAAGGTTCATTCAGAGCTTCAGGAAATGCTTGTTCCATTAACCTTTGAGTATTCGACTGATGATTTTTTAAAAATTAATGAAAACATAAGCGAACTTGAAAAGGTTGGGGTATTCCTTGAGGAGTTTGGGATGAATAGCTATATTGTCCGTTCCCACCCCCAATGGTTACCTAAAGGGGAAGAAAAGCAAATCATTGAAGATATGATTGAACAGCTTCTTTTAATGAAGAAGGTTGATATTAAAAAGCTTCGTGAGGAAGCAGCAATTATGATGAGCTGTAAAGCATCTATTAAGGCGAATCGTCATCTCCGTAATGATGAGATTCAAGCATTACTAGATGATCTTAGAAAAGCGTCTGATCCATTTACCTGTCCGCATGGCAGACCAATCATCGTACATTATTCCACCTATGAAATGGAAAAAATGTTTAAACGTGTGATGTAA
- the glnA gene encoding type I glutamate--ammonia ligase, which translates to MAKFTREDIKRLAQEENVKFIRLQFTDILGTIKNVEIPISQLEKALDNKMMFDGSSIEGFVRIEESDMYLFPDLDTWVVFPWTAEKGKVARLICDIYTPDGKPFAGDPRNNLRRVLKEMEELGFTHFNLGPEPEFFLFKLDAKGEPTLELNDNAGYFDLAPTDLGENCRRDIVLELEEMGFEIEASHHEVAPGQHEIDFKYADALTACDQIQTFKLVVKTIARKHGLHATFMPKPLYGVNGSGMHMNLSLFNNGKNAFAEPTGDLGMSDTARQFIAGILKHAPSFTAVTNPTVNSYKRLVPGYEAPCYVAWSAMNRSPLVRIPASRGLSTRVEVRSVDPSANPYLAMAVLLKAGLDGIVNKLTPPSAVDRNIYVMSKDERLEEGIIDLPATLAQALDQLKANEVIVSGLGDHILEHFVEAKEIEWDMFRTVVHPWEREQYMSMY; encoded by the coding sequence ATGGCAAAATTTACAAGAGAAGATATTAAAAGACTAGCACAGGAAGAAAACGTAAAGTTTATTCGATTACAATTTACTGATATTTTAGGAACAATCAAAAATGTTGAGATTCCAATTAGTCAATTAGAAAAAGCGCTTGATAACAAAATGATGTTTGACGGCTCATCTATCGAGGGATTTGTGAGAATTGAAGAATCTGATATGTACCTTTTTCCGGATCTTGACACATGGGTAGTGTTTCCTTGGACAGCGGAAAAAGGAAAAGTTGCTCGTTTGATTTGTGATATTTATACACCAGATGGAAAACCTTTTGCGGGAGACCCTCGTAATAACTTAAGAAGAGTGCTAAAGGAAATGGAAGAACTTGGTTTCACACACTTTAACCTAGGTCCAGAGCCAGAATTCTTCTTATTTAAATTAGATGCTAAGGGTGAACCGACATTAGAATTGAATGATAATGCAGGATATTTTGACTTAGCACCAACAGATTTAGGTGAAAACTGCCGTCGGGATATCGTGTTGGAATTGGAAGAAATGGGCTTTGAAATTGAGGCTTCTCACCATGAGGTGGCACCAGGACAGCATGAGATTGACTTCAAATATGCAGATGCCCTAACGGCGTGTGACCAAATTCAAACATTTAAGTTAGTAGTAAAAACAATCGCAAGAAAACACGGCTTGCATGCAACCTTTATGCCAAAACCACTATACGGTGTAAATGGATCTGGAATGCACATGAATCTTTCATTATTCAACAATGGAAAAAATGCATTTGCTGAGCCAACAGGTGATTTGGGAATGAGTGATACTGCCCGTCAATTTATTGCAGGTATCCTAAAGCATGCCCCAAGCTTTACAGCAGTAACGAATCCAACAGTAAACTCTTATAAGCGTCTTGTTCCTGGATACGAAGCACCTTGCTATGTGGCATGGTCAGCAATGAACCGTTCGCCATTAGTACGGATTCCTGCTTCACGTGGCTTAAGTACTCGGGTAGAAGTAAGAAGCGTTGACCCATCAGCGAATCCGTATCTTGCAATGGCCGTACTTTTAAAAGCGGGTCTGGATGGAATTGTGAATAAACTAACTCCTCCTTCAGCTGTGGACCGAAATATTTATGTAATGAGCAAAGATGAAAGATTGGAAGAAGGGATCATTGATCTTCCTGCAACACTTGCCCAAGCATTAGATCAACTAAAGGCAAATGAAGTCATTGTTTCTGGTCTTGGAGATCACATCCTTGAACACTTTGTTGAAGCAAAAGAAATCGAATGGGATATGTTCCGCACAGTCGTTCACCCTTGGGAACGCGAGCAATATATGTCAATGTATTAA
- the miaA gene encoding tRNA (adenosine(37)-N6)-dimethylallyltransferase MiaA has protein sequence MESKQKLLAIIGPTAVGKTKLSIEMAKRFNGEIISGDSMQIYRGMDIGTAKITNDETEGIPHHLIDIKEPEDSFSVAEFQHLVRKKIAEIASRGKLPIIVGGTGLYIQSVIYDYNFSEAPADEAFRLILEERARGIGNEALHLELKKVDPESAAQIHPNNVRRVIRALEIYHCTGKMMSEYQKEQQPDLLYNIALIGLTMDRLKLYERINTRVQLMMHEGLLEEVSGLHKKGLRDCQSIQAIGYKEIYDFLDGRATLEEAVENLKQNSRRYAKRQLTWFRNKMDVEWFDMTEVLDFSKKIKEISDYVEGKLQVKSNT, from the coding sequence GTGGAGTCAAAACAGAAGTTATTAGCCATTATTGGACCTACAGCTGTAGGTAAAACAAAATTAAGTATTGAAATGGCCAAACGTTTTAATGGTGAGATCATTAGCGGTGATTCCATGCAAATTTATCGAGGTATGGATATTGGTACGGCCAAAATAACTAACGATGAAACAGAAGGGATACCACACCATCTAATTGATATAAAAGAGCCAGAAGATAGTTTTTCTGTTGCTGAATTCCAGCATCTTGTCAGGAAGAAAATTGCAGAGATAGCATCACGTGGAAAACTACCCATCATTGTCGGTGGAACTGGACTTTATATACAGTCCGTCATTTATGATTACAATTTCTCTGAAGCACCTGCAGATGAAGCTTTTCGATTAATACTGGAAGAACGGGCAAGAGGGATTGGCAACGAGGCGCTTCATCTGGAATTGAAGAAGGTTGACCCGGAAAGTGCAGCACAAATTCACCCGAATAATGTTAGAAGGGTAATCAGAGCACTTGAAATTTATCATTGTACTGGTAAGATGATGAGTGAATACCAAAAAGAACAGCAGCCAGACCTTTTGTATAATATCGCGCTTATTGGATTAACGATGGATAGACTAAAACTGTATGAGCGAATTAACACCCGTGTTCAACTGATGATGCACGAAGGACTTCTAGAAGAAGTTAGCGGTCTTCATAAAAAGGGTTTGCGTGATTGCCAATCAATACAGGCAATTGGCTATAAAGAAATTTATGACTTTCTGGATGGCAGAGCTACCTTAGAGGAAGCTGTAGAAAATTTAAAACAAAATTCCAGACGGTACGCTAAGAGGCAATTAACTTGGTTTCGAAATAAGATGGATGTAGAATGGTTTGACATGACAGAAGTCCTGGATTTTTCAAAAAAAATAAAGGAAATTTCGGATTATGTTGAAGGAAAGCTACAAGTAAAATCGAATACATAG